One genomic window of Candidatus Zixiibacteriota bacterium includes the following:
- a CDS encoding response regulator: MPEKFKHTVLLVDDEEGILKALRRLLKNLDADIITANNGIEALEVLKNNQISLIISDQRMPKMTGVELLHHSQDISPDSIRILLTGYADIEATIEAINSGAIRYYFNKPWDDEILLSRIKESLDLYKMTVENKRLNKLLFKRNEELKQFNKTLEQRVDEQTKEIKQQHEKLNQSFMETIKSFSTIIGLRFKEMGSHSQRVATLTKNLLEGSNLNQKEYQDVIIAAYLHDIGKISLSDRIMVKNLSKYTDADLEEIRKHPILGQSCVYNIYGFEEIGIIIRHHHENYNGSGYPDKIKGLKIPFGSRVIRIADAFDRLAFDKAYPNLDILNRAAAHLVKYSSSKYDPDLVKKFIELGLARRFPLKDISDAMLVNAQELKVGMVVASDITADSGMFLLPKGVKLSMGMVKRIQKIDKVDPISNGICVYRMIKNKGEKHEPVQDIIG, encoded by the coding sequence ATGCCTGAAAAATTTAAACATACAGTTCTGCTTGTTGACGACGAGGAAGGCATTTTAAAGGCCTTACGAAGGCTGCTAAAAAACCTTGATGCCGACATAATAACCGCCAATAACGGCATTGAGGCTCTTGAAGTATTAAAAAACAATCAAATATCGCTGATAATCTCCGACCAAAGAATGCCGAAAATGACCGGCGTTGAATTATTGCATCACTCCCAAGACATCTCACCCGATAGCATACGGATTTTACTTACCGGTTATGCCGACATTGAAGCCACGATTGAGGCTATCAACAGCGGTGCGATTAGATATTATTTCAACAAGCCATGGGATGATGAAATTCTTCTTAGCCGCATCAAAGAATCGCTGGATTTATACAAGATGACCGTTGAAAATAAACGGTTGAATAAACTTCTGTTTAAGCGGAATGAAGAATTAAAACAGTTCAATAAAACCCTCGAACAAAGGGTCGACGAGCAAACGAAAGAGATTAAGCAGCAGCATGAAAAGTTGAATCAAAGCTTCATGGAAACTATTAAATCTTTCTCGACAATTATCGGTTTGCGTTTTAAGGAGATGGGCAGTCACTCTCAAAGAGTTGCAACATTAACTAAAAACCTTCTCGAAGGCTCTAACCTTAACCAGAAAGAATACCAGGATGTTATAATTGCCGCCTATCTGCATGATATCGGAAAAATAAGTTTGTCTGATAGAATTATGGTAAAAAACCTAAGCAAATATACCGATGCCGACTTGGAGGAGATTAGAAAGCATCCTATACTGGGACAGAGCTGCGTTTACAACATTTACGGGTTTGAAGAAATTGGCATAATAATCAGACATCATCATGAAAACTATAATGGCAGCGGATACCCGGATAAAATAAAAGGACTTAAAATACCATTTGGTTCAAGAGTTATCCGTATCGCTGATGCCTTCGATAGACTTGCATTCGATAAAGCTTATCCGAATCTGGATATTTTAAACAGAGCGGCCGCTCATCTGGTTAAATATTCAAGCTCAAAATACGATCCCGACCTGGTTAAGAAATTCATTGAATTAGGATTGGCAAGAAGATTCCCTCTTAAAGATATCTCAGATGCTATGTTAGTGAATGCGCAGGAGCTTAAGGTTGGCATGGTTGTAGCCTCCGATATTACCGCGGACAGCGGTATGTTTCTTTTGCCAAAAGGCGTAAAATTATCAATGGGTATGGTTAAGCGAATACAAAAAATCGATAAAGTCGACCCTATAAGCAATGGTATATGTGTTTATCGAATGATAAAGAACAAAGGGGAAAAACATGAGCCGGTTCAAGATATTATTGGTTGA
- a CDS encoding response regulator, with the protein MSRFKILLVDDSPNMLKALKRTFKSEGYELFTVLSAKEALEVLKKEDIDLIISDENMPEISGTELLKLVKVQYPLIIRIMLTGLVNFEVVKNAINKGEIYRFFNKPWDDFELLFNVRHALKQKVLEEENSQLKSNLKQQEKYLRQLEIEYPGISEKKMSADGSIIIDSES; encoded by the coding sequence ATGAGCCGGTTCAAGATATTATTGGTTGATGATTCTCCAAATATGCTGAAAGCTCTGAAGAGAACTTTTAAATCAGAAGGGTATGAGCTTTTTACCGTTCTTTCGGCAAAAGAGGCATTGGAGGTTCTCAAAAAGGAAGATATTGATCTTATAATTTCTGACGAGAATATGCCAGAAATATCAGGTACAGAACTATTAAAACTGGTCAAGGTACAATACCCATTGATTATAAGAATTATGCTTACCGGCTTGGTTAATTTTGAGGTTGTAAAAAATGCTATTAATAAAGGTGAAATATACAGGTTTTTCAACAAGCCATGGGATGATTTCGAGCTGCTTTTTAATGTCAGGCATGCTCTAAAACAAAAAGTGCTGGAAGAGGAAAACAGTCAATTGAAATCGAACTTAAAACAACAGGAAAAATATCTCCGACAGCTTGAAATTGAGTATCCGGGCATTTCCGAGAAAAAAATGTCTGCGGATGGTTCAATAATTATTGATAGCGAGAGTTAA
- a CDS encoding HDOD domain-containing protein, with protein MTTVKSILAKQINLPSPPIIIQKLQSHITEEDVNNKELAEIIETDASFTARILRLVNSPFYGFVGRIKSVEEAITMLGFNTVHQLLLTTSMLNTVKVENKIIDLNKFWLHSFSVGVMAKHLLCKADKDIQNEGFMGGILHDIGRMIFVKMDPDRFISFYTQEDKVIDLESEAEYFDINHQELGKILAEKWNFPESISSAIAYHHFPDEAPDYQLLASAVNIADMLCHALNIGDSFSYYITDFFPSAWDRLNIEMNELETVFKDAFKEIDKSKILMGMMN; from the coding sequence ATGACTACGGTTAAATCCATATTAGCTAAACAAATAAATCTGCCGTCGCCGCCGATAATTATACAGAAGCTTCAAAGCCATATCACTGAAGAGGATGTGAACAATAAAGAATTAGCGGAGATTATTGAAACGGATGCATCATTTACCGCCAGAATATTGAGGTTAGTAAATTCGCCTTTTTACGGTTTTGTGGGAAGAATTAAATCTGTTGAAGAAGCCATTACTATGCTTGGATTTAATACTGTGCATCAGCTTTTACTGACAACATCCATGCTTAATACTGTTAAAGTCGAAAACAAAATCATTGATTTAAACAAATTCTGGCTTCATTCATTTAGTGTTGGCGTTATGGCTAAACATCTTCTTTGTAAGGCTGATAAAGACATTCAAAACGAAGGATTCATGGGCGGAATATTGCATGACATCGGCCGCATGATTTTTGTTAAAATGGATCCGGATAGATTCATATCATTCTATACACAAGAAGACAAAGTGATAGACCTTGAATCCGAAGCGGAATATTTCGATATTAATCATCAGGAATTGGGCAAAATATTAGCTGAAAAATGGAATTTCCCCGAAAGTATTTCAAGTGCTATCGCTTACCATCATTTTCCCGATGAGGCGCCAGATTATCAGCTTTTGGCATCAGCAGTCAATATTGCCGATATGCTTTGCCATGCGCTCAATATCGGCGACAGCTTCAGTTATTACATAACTGACTTTTTTCCATCGGCATGGGACAGACTTAATATTGAAATGAACGAACTTGAAACGGTGTTTAAAGACGCTTTCAAGGAAATAGATAAATCAAAAATTCTCATGGGCATGATGAATTAA
- a CDS encoding response regulator: protein MHVSNIIADQKQSADRTSSVKHTLLFVDDEVRVLKALKRVFVDDDYKILTAENGKAALEILADNSVNLVVSDYSMPGMTGIDLLKIIREKYPDTIRIMLTAHSNTDIVMGAVNDGAVYKFINKPWNDDDLSLSIELALAQFDLIRENKKLKRVAQKQLTEINRLKHFTGIDYSPLSSILIDKGVLLPGQLEIVEKYRKQNNTILIRSLIDLGMVEEESLLKVIQVLSKTDFISFPEFRLDEDFSKLLPRDVCEIGCLAPVRKENKTITAVRL from the coding sequence ATGCATGTAAGCAATATTATTGCTGACCAGAAACAAAGCGCTGACCGAACATCCTCAGTAAAACATACGCTGTTATTCGTTGATGACGAAGTTAGAGTGTTAAAGGCGCTAAAGAGAGTTTTCGTTGATGATGACTATAAGATTCTAACTGCCGAGAATGGCAAAGCGGCGTTAGAAATATTAGCTGATAATAGTGTGAATCTTGTCGTTAGCGACTATTCCATGCCGGGAATGACGGGCATTGATTTGCTAAAAATAATCAGAGAAAAATATCCTGATACTATAAGAATCATGCTAACCGCTCATTCTAATACTGATATTGTTATGGGCGCCGTAAATGATGGAGCGGTTTATAAGTTTATTAACAAACCCTGGAATGATGATGACTTAAGTCTCTCAATCGAGCTGGCCTTAGCGCAGTTCGATTTAATCCGGGAAAATAAAAAGCTTAAAAGAGTTGCCCAAAAGCAATTAACCGAGATAAACAGACTAAAACACTTTACCGGCATTGACTATTCTCCCTTAAGCTCTATTCTCATCGATAAAGGGGTGCTTTTGCCGGGTCAGCTTGAAATAGTTGAAAAGTATCGTAAGCAAAATAATACGATTCTTATCAGGTCTTTGATTGATCTGGGCATGGTTGAGGAAGAAAGCCTTCTAAAAGTTATTCAAGTGTTAAGCAAAACAGATTTCATATCTTTTCCGGAGTTCCGGTTAGATGAGGATTTTTCAAAATTGCTTCCCCGTGATGTTTGCGAAATAGGATGTCTGGCGCCGGTGCGAAAAGAGAATAAGACAATTACTGCTGTCCGGTTATAA